The following is a genomic window from Colletotrichum lupini chromosome 5, complete sequence.
TGTTCCATCTACCTCCACATGGCACAACAAACATACCTTCTTTCTCCACAACGCACGATCGTATCCACCATGAAGGGGACTTGGCTTATTGTTCCCTCCATGTCAGAATGAGGCATGGTAACTGCCCAAGGGGCAGGGGTAGGATGCACCTCACTTCTACTCACACCTCACCTTCTTACTCGCATCAAGATATGCCTGGAAAGCTGCCGGTCTGTGTAGACGCCACCCCGAGGCCTTGGACATGCAAGTGCACCGAGACTATTGATGTCGACTTCCCGAAAGAGGCTAAGGCCTTGAAGGGCTGCTCCAGGCAAGACTTCACATTGATACACAAGTTGTATATAATTCCAACTCTCCCTTCGGATATCTCGACGAAAGCACACAACACCAAGTCAGTCGCTCATCTCCTACCAGTCTTGTGCTTTCACGTTCATCATGCTTTCCACCTTCATCAGCTCCAGCCTTGGGGCTTTCCTCCTTGCTTCCCTCGCCAATGCCAACCCCATTCGTTCGGTTGAGCAAAGGCAGACAGGCTGCGGTACCAACGGTATCGGTAACCGAGAATGCTGGAACGGAGACTTCAACATTGATTCCGATTTCGAGATCTTGACACCGCCCCAGGGAAAGTTGAGAACCGTGAGTATCTTCTCTGCTTGATATTGAACTTGTTCTGACGACTTGAGTAGTTTGACTTCACCCTAAGCAACTTGACCGACGTCGCGCCAGATGGCGTTCACAAGCCGGCCATGTTGATCAACAACCAGTTCCCGGGTCCCACGATCGAGGCGGACTGGGGTGACACCATTCAGATAAACGTCCACAACCAACTCCAGACCAACGGTACCTCCTTCCACTGGCATGGCATGCATCTGCGCGGCCACAATGACCAAGATGGCGCCAATGGTGTTACGGAATGCCCTATCCCCCCTGGACAAAGCAAGACATACTCCTTCCAGTTGACTCAGTACGGTACATCATGGTATGTTAGCTTCTTTGTTGTTGCAGACTTGGACCCACCGACTAATGCGTCTGCTTCAGGTATCACAGCCACTTTTCCGCCCAGTACGGCAACGGCGTTGCAGGCGCCATCCAGATCAACGGACCGGCGTCCGCTGACTACGATATTGACCTCGGTCCATTTGTTATCAGCGACTGGTACTACGGAACTGCAGATAACCTCTTGCGCCAAGCCGAGCTTGTGCCAGCCCGTCCCCCGCCTAGTGACAACATTCTCTTCAACGGCAAAAACATCAACCCACTTGGCGCTGGCGGTCAATACCAGAAGACGAGGCTGACCCCGGGCAAGAAGCACCGTCTCAGGCTCATTAACACCTCTGTTGACAACACTTTCACCGTCTCCCTGGTAGGCCACAGCTTCACCGTCATTGCTACCGATCTCGTTCCCGTGAAGCCAGTCAGCAAGGACAGCCTCTTCATGACTGTCGGCCAGCGCTACGATGTAATCATTGAAGCAAACAAGGAAATTGAGAACTACTGGTTCAACGCGACTGTTGGTGGCGGCGGTCTTTGCGGCGAGACCAAGAACCCTCACCCCGCTTCAATCTTCTTCTACGATGGATCTCCGGATAGACTGCCAGTTGACCAAGGTACACCTCCCGCCAACCTGGGATGCGCTGATACCACCGGGTTTACTCCTGTGCTCTCCCGAACGGCCCCCTCAGACAAGTTTGATGCGAGCAAGACACTGGACATTGCTTTGGACACGCCGACTATCAACGGCGCAGCGGTCTATCGCTGGAAGGTCAATGGGAACGACATTGACGTTCAGTGGGACAAGCCCACTTTGGAGTACGTTGCTGAGGGCAACAACTCCTGGCCGGAACGTGCCAACATCATTGAGATCCCCGAGGCCAACGATTGGACTTGGTGGGTGATTGAGAACACTGGCGCTCTGCCGCATCCCATCCATCTCCACGGTCACGACTTCTTGCTCCTCGGTACTGGCAGCGGCACATTCAGCGGCTCAGAGGGCCTCAACTTTGAGAACCCCACCCGCAGAGACGTTGCACAACTCCCCGGCTCTGGATGGATGGTGATCGCATTCAAGACAGACAACCCGGGCGCCTGGCTGATGCATTGCCACATTGCCTGGCATGTGAGCATGGGTCTCAGCGTTCAGTTCCTCGAGCGAAAGAGCGAAATCGCTTCAACGCTCGACCTGGCATCGATCAAACCGACCTGCGATGCTTGGAGGAAGTATGAGCCAACCGCCGTGTGGCCCAAGCATGATTCTGGATTGTAAGAAGAACGCCGCCTTGGGCTGGCTGAGAACACAAACAGCATATGTGGCGTCCACTTACTGAGAGGACCAACTGCGGTGTGGTGGGCAGTCAACCAACACGAGAGCACCAAGCCAGCCTGGTGCCTCAGCCTTCAAGGTCATCCTGCTTTTATTGGCCTTTTTTCGGCTATGACTTGATTTCCGGGCAGTCACCCAACCCTCCATGATTGCCAGGGTTTGGTGCGGCGCGGAATCCGGGCCTCTCCGGTCCTGTCATGGGTCACCGGCGCGCATGACAGGTACACCACCTCTTCGCAGCGGACTTCCGGGCCTCACAAGCATTTAGCGCGCACGCGCACTAATTAATGATCGACTTACGCAGCAAGGATATGGGAGGAGAACATTTACTTTTAGCAGGCGCAGGCATTTCATTGGTGTTTTTCCTTATGCATGGATTGGAGTTGTCCGGTTGCTGATACCTATTTTGTCCGCTCCGCTTCATCGATTGGTCTATTTTCATTTACATGGGTTAAAAACATGCATAGAATTGGGTGAGCAGGGTTACAACATGATTTGCTCGGACTTTTCTACAGAAACATGCCTAATTCATTTGTTCTTTTTTCCGTCAAATTTCTCAAGTAAAGTAATGATGTTTTCCGCTCACACACATTTTCAGCCCTATGACCTAAGGCGCATGCAATGCAGTAAGCAATATTTTCCTGCGCGATGAGCTGGGAGCAGAGCAGAGAAGAGCAGGATCTCGGGGCGGGCTATCAGCGGAAAGTGGGAGGAGCTGTGCAGGAGTCGGCCGGAGGTAGCGGAATCCCGTTGCACACCAGCAAGCACGCGACTATTGGGACGGGACTCGAGGTGGCTAAGGTGATTAGAGTACTGCTTAGACGCAACCCTCAAAATCGCCAAATGCCGAGGACTGCGGTAGGGGCGGATGCTACGTCTGGTAGTGGTGTGACCTCAGCTCGCATCGCCCCCAATCTGGCGATTCCCCTAGGCTCGGGATTTCTGGACTTATGTCAGCTTCGGTCGTCGGTCTTGGTGTGTCCGGGTGTGTGGTGCCGGTGGTGTGATTTGAGTGTGCGGATGAGTGCCGCCTTGGCGCAGCTGGATGGGATTCTGACAGCGGAAGGCGACAGACAGTGTCTGGATCTCGCCATGGAGTGCAATGGATGGGTTACATGTGCGATGAAGAGATCTTGCCTGCTGCGGATTCCCGAGACGGGCGATGGCATGAAGACGGAGACGGAGGGGAACGGGGATGGATGCGGGCGGGGGGTCATTGCCAAGATGCAGCCAATGTTGATCTCGGAGCTTGGCGGGGTTTGGGGGGGACTAGGTTAGAGCTGTCTATCCGTACCGCCGATGGTGTGGGGGTGGTGTCGGGGATCGCTGTGGAGATCTTGTGGGCCCGGGCTCGGTGGAGTCCCGGGTCTGGAAGCTCAACGTCGTTCCTTCCCTGAGACCTCTCCTTCCTCCGGGCATCTTTGGTAATTGTACACGTGACCCGACGTACCTTCCCACCTTCCTTCACCTTACCTTCCATGGCTGAAGCACCCTACCTTACACAAGGAGCCTATTCACCTCATTCTGTCACCAGCACACCCATCCGGCCACTTGGCCGGGTGGGTTAGACTCTGACGCAGAGTCGATAGTAAATGAAATACTCCAATGAAGCCGTGCTGACCTGAGGGGCGCGCTGTTCAAATCCGAATAGGGGCGTGAATTATCGAGTAAGTTATCACCAGCCCCATCCCTtgttcctttcttttttgcATTTTTCTCGTAATTCCAGGTTAGGGATCTGCATCACCAGTTACAGAGGGCTCACATTTTTGATGGGAATCGACTTTGGAGCATGAAATTTGAGGCTGCATGGTAGATATATGTGGGAAGTTTGTGAGTTGGACCTATGCTTTGCTAAGATAGTTCGTGATAAGCGGTTAACTGACTCCGTCCGTAGTGAGGTAGGTCATGCTTGGAATGAATGGTCGGACAGCACTTGATAATCCAAGCCACCTACCAGGGAAATAACTGCAAGATACTATCTATCTCATACCGAAACTCTGCCCCCCCAGCCTCCTTCGTGGCAGAAACCGCCGCCCCTCCGATAACACTCACGACTCGAGTATCCCGGACCATATGCTCTGCCCCCAGCGGGTTGTCCCCTCTCCCTACGGCACCTCCTCATAGACTATGCGCCTCTCAACGACCAGCAGCCACCTCCAGGCGCGGTCCAGAGACGTTCTACGCCCCTGTCTCCTTCAAAAAGATGGTAGTCGCCCGGTTGGGGATCCAACCATCGGAAGAGGTACTCTGATAGAAGGAAGATCAAGGTAGAGGAGCTTGTGCGACGGCCCGACGAGCGTTTTTCTGTTCTACGCGCGGAGATCCGAAAGCGTACAGGTTGGCGAGAGCTTCTTTGATTGCTACTTCAGTCAGAGGAGTATAGGAT
Proteins encoded in this region:
- a CDS encoding multicopper oxidase, whose translation is MPIPMPLPPSLLHRATLNNPIPTSSSSIFHVLGILPDRLQGNPGRDNADSDSFSSQSSIRPSPGPALVHLEFPNNLPPTTMRPGQYSKQAGDSCYGESILRVYGTFRYEPPDDVVEPMTKIGPTSSGYPAHALQPTVPRSLVTSLVPNLRLGESDAPSPYWLGLIDPGDSSPVNATQETLFLLFAPFCIRIRESSTYPDRPDCLWRMPGQTSLTADSKTGLQQHPSKKPGPCRNLDNSMGPWSAGIPPVPSSGVPEPRSTVTVVVPSGYTTIWSNFQASRGCAPVRSHVSWVRSDLCLLAWIHTIHITSEPSIALRCTANLSAHVWAIREYRTMTYSCPPSGPSASSFTYSQPGKKLAPPRQILGPIWGSDMIRTTQPALSHSVCLATATHDKPELSLIPDFMFHLPPHGTTNIPSFSTTHDRIHHEGDLAYCSLHVRMRHDMPGKLPVCVDATPRPWTCKCTETIDVDFPKEAKALKGCSRQDFTLIHKFQSLISYQSCAFTFIMLSTFISSSLGAFLLASLANANPIRSVEQRQTGCGTNGIGNRECWNGDFNIDSDFEILTPPQGKLRTFDFTLSNLTDVAPDGVHKPAMLINNQFPGPTIEADWGDTIQINVHNQLQTNGTSFHWHGMHLRGHNDQDGANGVTECPIPPGQSKTYSFQLTQYGTSWYHSHFSAQYGNGVAGAIQINGPASADYDIDLGPFVISDWYYGTADNLLRQAELVPARPPPSDNILFNGKNINPLGAGGQYQKTRLTPGKKHRLRLINTSVDNTFTVSLVGHSFTVIATDLVPVKPVSKDSLFMTVGQRYDVIIEANKEIENYWFNATVGGGGLCGETKNPHPASIFFYDGSPDRLPVDQGTPPANLGCADTTGFTPVLSRTAPSDKFDASKTLDIALDTPTINGAAVYRWKVNGNDIDVQWDKPTLEYVAEGNNSWPERANIIEIPEANDWTWWVIENTGALPHPIHLHGHDFLLLGTGSGTFSGSEGLNFENPTRRDVAQLPGSGWMVIAFKTDNPGAWLMHCHIAWHVSMGLSVQFLERKSEIASTLDLASIKPTCDAWRKYEPTAVWPKHDSGFICGVHLLRGPTAVWWAVNQHESTKPAWCLSLQVTQPSMIARVWCGAESGPLRSCHGSPARMTGTPPLRSGLPGLTSI